One segment of Fimbriimonadales bacterium DNA contains the following:
- a CDS encoding queuosine precursor transporter, giving the protein MRAKRATQQRTQTKHYKYYELIMAGFVTVLLCSNLIGPGKVCKLFGITFGAGNIFFPISYIFGDVLTEVYGYARARKVIWAGFIALGFAALMGAVVIHLPPDPGEPFNEKIQPALEVVFGNTWRIVVGSMIAYWVGDFLNSYVMAKMKVWTKGRFLWTRTITSTAVGQGADSLIFYPFAFYGIWSTEKMFQVVLFNFLFKVSVEVFWTPITYLVVNFLKRAEKEDYYDRNTDFNPFTLKD; this is encoded by the coding sequence ATGCGAGCTAAAAGAGCAACACAACAAAGGACACAAACGAAACACTATAAATATTACGAACTGATTATGGCTGGGTTCGTAACGGTGCTTCTTTGTTCGAATCTAATAGGACCCGGAAAGGTATGCAAACTCTTCGGAATCACTTTCGGAGCGGGAAATATTTTCTTCCCCATTAGTTACATCTTCGGGGATGTTCTCACGGAAGTCTATGGATACGCGCGAGCGAGAAAAGTCATTTGGGCTGGTTTTATCGCATTAGGCTTCGCTGCTCTGATGGGCGCAGTCGTCATCCACTTGCCTCCTGACCCTGGTGAACCATTCAACGAAAAAATTCAACCTGCGCTCGAAGTCGTTTTCGGAAATACATGGAGAATCGTTGTCGGTTCGATGATTGCATACTGGGTCGGAGATTTTTTGAATTCCTATGTCATGGCGAAAATGAAAGTATGGACGAAGGGAAGATTCTTGTGGACACGGACGATTACCTCCACCGCAGTCGGACAAGGTGCAGACAGTTTAATCTTTTACCCTTTTGCCTTTTACGGAATTTGGTCAACCGAAAAAATGTTTCAAGTCGTTCTATTCAATTTCTTATTCAAAGTTTCCGTCGAAGTCTTTTGGACTCCGATTACATACCTCGTTGTAAATTTTCTGAAGCGTGCGGAGAAGGAGGATTATTACGACAGAAACACCGATTTCAATCCATTTACATTGAAGGATTGA